The Rufibacter sp. DG15C region GGCAGAGCCCACGGCGCCGTCCACCACTCGGTGGTCACAGGACAAGGTCACTTTCATAATGTTGCCAATTTGAATCTGACCGTTCTTCACCACCGGCGTCTGCTTGATGCCACCCACGGCCAGGATGCACGCATCTGGTGGGTTGATGATGGCGGTGAACTCTTCAATGCCAAACATGCCTAGGTTAGAGATGGTGAAGGTGTTGCCTTCCCAGTCTGACGGCTGAAGTTTCTTGCTCTTGGCTTTTCCGCCCAGGTCCTTCACTTCCGCAGAGATAGCAGAAAGAGTCTTTTGGTCAGCGTTGCGAACCACTGGTACTAAAAGACCATCTTCTACCGCTACCGCCACGCCAATGTTGATGACGTTGTTGTAACGGATCTTATCGCCTAACCACGATGAGTTCACGGCAGGGTGCTTGCGCAAAGCGGCGGCGGCGGCTTTAATGACCAGATCATTGAACGACACTTTCACCGGAGACACTTCATTGATACTCACGCGGGCTTCCATGGCTCTGTCCATGTCAATCTCCATGGTCAGGTAGAAGTGCGGCGCAGAGAATTTGCTTTCGGCTAGACGTTTAGCAATGATTTTGCGCATCTGAGACACCAGCACCTCTGAATAGGCTTCGCCTGGCGCAGCTACCGGAGCGGCAGGCGTAGCAGGGGCAGAAGCCACTGGTGCTTGTGTTCTAGGTGCAGCGGCAGATGGGGTAAAGTTCTCCACGTCGCGCAATACAATACGGCCATTCTCGCCAGAGCCTTTTACGTCTGTTAGGCTAATGCCTTTCTCCTGGGCTACCTTCTTTGCCAACGGCGATGCCAGTACACGTCCCTGGTTGCCAGTGGCTGGGGCAGCGCCAGAAGCCGCAGGGGCCGGAGTAGGCAAGCTTGAGGCCTGGCCAACGCCGTCGCCAGACTGCGACTGGGCTTCGGTTTTATGTTCTTCTAAGCGGGTGGCTTGTTCTTGGGTAGGGGCAGTGGCCGGGTTGGCGTTTCCGCCACTTTGCGCGCCGCCGTTCAATAAGGCTTGGTAGTCAGCGCCGGCTTCACCTATGATGCAAAGAACACCGTCTACGGCTACTGAGGCCCCAGCTTCTACACCGATATATAATAGCGTGCCGTCTTCGTAAGACTCCAACTCCATAGTGGCTTTGTCAGTCTCTACTTCGGCTAGCAGGTCGCCAGATTTTACTTTGTCGCCCACTTTTTTGTGCCAGGCCACAATGGTGCCATCGGTCATGGTGTCGCTCATCTTGGGCATGCGCACAATCTCGGCGTTCACATTGGCGGTAGGAGCAGCAGCGGCTGGTTGCGGGGCGGGAGCGGCTTCTTCCTTCTTAGGCTCTTCCTTGGGCGCTTCGGCTTTGGGGGCCTCTTCTGCCTTTGGGGCAGGGGCTGCGCCGCCGCCGTTCACCTCGGCCATGAGGCCAGAAATATCTTCGCCTTCTTTTCCAATAATGGCCAGAACGCCGTCTACCGGAACTGACTCACCATTTTTGGGGCCAATATATAATAAGGTTCCGTCTTCGTAAGACTCTAGTTCCATGGTCGCCTTGTCGGTTTCCACTTCGGCGAGAACGTCCCCAGATTTCACAGAATCACCAACTTTCTTTAACCAACTGGCAATCACGCCGTCGGTCATAGTGTCGCTCATCTTGGGCATTCGGATGATTTCAGCCATATTCTTTGCTCGGTTTTAGAACCTCAAAAATAGAGGCAAAATTGGTGTAATACAAATACGCGGGGAATTGATTCTCCATCCGTTTTTGGGCTTCTTTCCGGAAAACAGGCCAAAAACGGAAAACCAAGCATTTGTTAGGACAGGTGGGACACGTCTGCAAACTTCTCTACCCACAGCATACTTCCCGTAAAGTTGAGCTGGTACAGGCACAGGTTGTAATGGATAAACCGGTCCATCTGGCTCAAGGGGTAATGCAGCAACTGCGAGAGGAAAACGCGCATGGCCCGGCCGTGCATGCAAATGAGAATGGTTTCCTCCTCGGGCCGGGACAGAATCAAATCAATGACCGGCTTTTGACGCTCGGCCACCTGCACAGGGCTTTCGCCGCCTTCAATGGGTAGGTCAATCTCGCCTTTCTGCCAACGGCCCAGCACCTCATAGTAATAGGCGTCCTCTTCGGGAGATATTTTAGTGCCTTCGCGCCAGCCCCAGCAAATCTCATTCAGGCCGGCGTGCGCCTCATGCGGCAGGCCCAGGTCCAGAAACCCTTGCACGGATTGTTGCGCGCGTTGCAGGGTGGAGGTGTAGACCTTGTCAAATTGGATGTGCCGGTAGGCGTCAAAGAATTTCTCGGCCTGCCACCTGCCGGTCTCATTCAAAGGAGAGTCCACACCGCTTCCCTGAACAATGCCTTGCAGGTTCAGGTCGGTTTGGCCGTGCCGGATGAGGTAGATTTTTTTGAGGCTCAATTTTACGCTAATTTGCAGGCCCTAAAGGTAGGGGATAAATACGAAAAGTAGCCATGAAAAGACGCGCTGACGTTTCTTTAGAGCAGTTAAACGCCTGGAACAAAAACACCATGGGCGAGCACATTGGCATAGAATACACTGAGATTGGCGACGATTACCTGGTTGGCAAAATGCCCGTGGACCATCGCACCCATCAGCCCATGGGCCTGTTGCACGGCGGCGCCTCTGTGGCTTTGGCCGAAACCTTGGGAAGCGTGGGTGCCACCATGTTTCTGGATTTAGAAAAGCAGTTCTGCGTGGGATTGGAAATCAATGCCAACCATATCAAGAGTGCGCGTAGCGGGTATGTGTATGGCAGGGCCACGGCGGTGCACATTGGAAGAAAGACCCAAGTCTGGGAAATCCGTATCACCACAGAATCCGGTGATTTGGTGTGCATCAGTCGCATCACCATGGCCGTTTTGGATAAGGGGTAGAACCTATTTTTACGCCTCATTATTAGTAAGAACTAGCTGTAGTAGCTTAATTATAATTGAATGCCAGACGATAGTACTTCGGTCTACCCTTTGCCGGAAGCCTTGCCATTAGACATTGCCCATTCGCTTTTCTTAGCGGGGGTAGAGACGCAATTACCGTCCGTGCTTTGGCGCCTTCCCAATCAAACCGAGGTACAGGTGTTGGTAGCCACCTCTGGCAGCCAAACCTCGCTTCCGCCTTTAGAGGGACCCGTCCCTGGTTTTGCCTTCTGCCCATTTGAAGCCTCTGTAACGGCGCCCAATCAGTTTCTACCCGCAGATATCTACTATTGCGGCAAAGGCTCGACACAGATTCAATTAAATACAACAGGGACCCCTGACCGTTTTTGGCCTCTTTTCCAGGAAATAGCCCAAAAAGGACAACACCATCAACTAAAAGAGTGGCCGGTTCACCCTGAAGGACAAACCTCGCAAATAGACAGAGAAGACTTTGAGGAGACGGTTACCACCGCCGTCAACGCCATGCAAGCGGGTTGTTTAGAGAAAGTGGTCTTGTCGCGCACCAAAACCTTGCCCTTAGCGAAGGAGATAGACATCCTACAACAGTTCACCCAACTGACCCAATTGTACCCGACGGCGTTCATTTCTTTGGTGGCCATTCCGGGGGTAGGGACTTGGCTGGGGGCAACGCCAGAATTATTGGTGCAGATAGACAAGCACAAGGTGTTCAGGACGGTGGCATTGGCCGGCACACAGCCGTTGACCGATGGACTCACGCCCGCCGATGCTATCTGGCGCCAGAAGGAGATTGAGGAACAGGCCCTGGTGCAACGCTACATTGTGAGCTGTTTCCGGCATTTACGCCTGCGCGAATACGTGGAGATGGGTCCGCGTACCATTTTGGCCGGTAACCTTTTGCATTTGCGCACCGACTTTAGCGCGGCCATGGACGAAGTAGGCTTCCCGAAGCTGGGAACGCAGATGTTGGAGTTGTTGCACCCCACTTCGGCAGTAGGCGGCATGCCCAGGGCCGCAGCCTTGAAGATGATTAGCCAGCTGGAGCCGCACCAACGACGGTACTACAGCGGGTATCTGGGCCCGGTGCAGATAGAAGGGGAGACCAACCTGTTTGTGAATCTGCGCTGCGTGGAGCTAGGCAAAGACACCGTGACCGCCTACGCTGGGGCAGGCATGACCCCTGACTCAAACCCGGCCAAAGAGTGGCTGGAAACCGAACTGAAGATGCAGACCGTTCTGCGTCTTTTCCAAGACCTTGATTCATGATTTTACAATCTGTCATTGACATAGCTGAAATCTGCGCCCGCAAAGGCGTGCAAGACATTGTCTTGTCGCCGGGCTCACGGTGTGCGCCTTTGGTGCTGGCCTTTGCGCGTCATCCGCAGCTACGCGTGCGCACCGTGTCAGATGAGCGTAGCGCCGCATTCATTGGCTTAGGCATTGCCCAGCAGACTCAGAAACCGGTGGTGTTGGTATGCACTTCGGGCACGGCAGCCTACAATTACGCGCCTGCCGTGGCCGAGGCATTTTACCAGCACATCCCCTTATTGGTGTTGACCGCAGACCGTCCGCCGGAATGGGTTGACCAACTGGACGGACAGACCATCAAGCAATCGCACATTTACGGCGGTCACGTGAAGCGAAGCCTGGATTTTCCGGTGGAGACCAGTCATGCAGACTCGCAATGGCACGCCACTCGGCTTATCAATGAGGCACTCAATGAAACCGTGGCGTTTCCAAAAGGTCCTGTGCATATCAATATTCCTTTGCGTGAGCCTTTTTACCCTGAGGAAGGGGAGACGTTTGCCTACGGCGCATATGTAAAAATCATTGAGGAGTTCCCTTCCTCGGGGCAACTGTCACAGGACGTTGTCACAACCTTACAAGACGAGTTAAAAGGCTTCAAACGCATCTTGGTAGTGGCCGGCCAAGGAAGGAAAGACCAAGCCTTGCAAGAGGCGGTATGGCATTTTTGCCAGTCCACGGGCGCTGTGTTCGTGACGGACACCATCAGCAACCAACAGGTAGAAGGCGAGACCATCAGCTACCATGATGTGTTCCTAGCGGCAAAATCTGCGAAAACGGAACCGGCCATTCAGCCCGACTTGCTCCTCACCTTCCATAAGTCGCTCATCTCCAAAAACCTGAAGCTGTACCTGCGCGGCCAGCAGAACATGCAGCACTGGCACGTGCAACCCGCCGGCCAAGTGGCAGACACCTTTCAGGCCTTGACGCGCATCATCCGGGCAGAGCCGAAGGTGTTTTTCCAACAAGTCACTTTAAATGAGACGAACGCAAAAGTTGCTCCCAACTTTGCTAATGCCTGGTTTGAATTGAACGCGCAAGGCAAATCAGTTTTGGAGAGATTCCAGGAAAATAGCCCGTTTTCGGAGTTCAAGGTGTGTCATCAAGTGCTCAGAAGTCTGCCAACCAACAGCATCTTGCATTTGGCCAACAGTATGAGCGTACGCTACGCCAACCTGATTGGGGTTTCTGCCTTAGAAAATGTAGAAGTGATGGCCAACCGAGGCACCAGCGGCATTGACGGAAGCACCAGTACCGCCGTGGGTGCCGCCCTCAGCACCGACAAACTGGTAACCCTGCTCACCGGCGACATGGCCTTCTTGTATGACCGCAACGCGCTCTGGCACAATTACCTTCCGCAGAATTTAAGGATAATGGTCTTGAACAACCACGGCGGTGGCATCTTCAGGATGATAGAAGGACCGCGCAGCCAGCCAGAACTTGGTCCTTTCTTTGAAACCGACCAACGCCAGACCGCCCAGAAAACCGCCGAAGACATGGGCCTGACCTACTTAAAAGTCACCGATGGGAATGCCTTAGCAGAAGCATTGCCTAAATTCTTCGACCTTTCTGCCGGGCCTCAGTTATTAGAGGTGGAGACGAGCAGCCCTGAGAATTACCAGGTGTTTGCGGCCTACAGGGAAATGGTGCAGCAGGAAATCTCGCTTGGGAAGAATTCAACTTCTCAACTATAGCAATATTCGCTTTTTGTCATTGCATCTTTTTGAGTACCAACGTATAAGGAGGTAGGGCGCTACAGTAAAAGCGTAATTAAAATGGCATGGACAAATGAAGTTGATTCCTGGCAATCCAAACATCACCCTGTGTTGTATGACATAGGAAGGGTTGCCTTGGGCTTGTTCCTTTTGTACAAGGGCTTGATGTTTATCTCAGACACGTCGGCACTGGCACAGATCATGGAGAAAAGCCAGTTTGAGTTTGTGGCCTTTGGATTGGCCCATATGGTGGCATTCGCTCACTTGGTAGGCGGTCCCATGATTGCCCTGGGCCTTAAAACCAGGTTTGCGGCGGCGGTGCAGATTCCCATTCTGGTGGGCGCGGTGTTGTTTGTGAACCCTAACCGCGGCTTTTATT contains the following coding sequences:
- a CDS encoding pyruvate dehydrogenase complex dihydrolipoamide acetyltransferase — protein: MAEIIRMPKMSDTMTDGVIASWLKKVGDSVKSGDVLAEVETDKATMELESYEDGTLLYIGPKNGESVPVDGVLAIIGKEGEDISGLMAEVNGGGAAPAPKAEEAPKAEAPKEEPKKEEAAPAPQPAAAAPTANVNAEIVRMPKMSDTMTDGTIVAWHKKVGDKVKSGDLLAEVETDKATMELESYEDGTLLYIGVEAGASVAVDGVLCIIGEAGADYQALLNGGAQSGGNANPATAPTQEQATRLEEHKTEAQSQSGDGVGQASSLPTPAPAASGAAPATGNQGRVLASPLAKKVAQEKGISLTDVKGSGENGRIVLRDVENFTPSAAAPRTQAPVASAPATPAAPVAAPGEAYSEVLVSQMRKIIAKRLAESKFSAPHFYLTMEIDMDRAMEARVSINEVSPVKVSFNDLVIKAAAAALRKHPAVNSSWLGDKIRYNNVINIGVAVAVEDGLLVPVVRNADQKTLSAISAEVKDLGGKAKSKKLQPSDWEGNTFTISNLGMFGIEEFTAIINPPDACILAVGGIKQTPVVKNGQIQIGNIMKVTLSCDHRVVDGAVGSAFLQTLKGFLEDPVRMLV
- a CDS encoding histidine phosphatase family protein, which gives rise to MSLKKIYLIRHGQTDLNLQGIVQGSGVDSPLNETGRWQAEKFFDAYRHIQFDKVYTSTLQRAQQSVQGFLDLGLPHEAHAGLNEICWGWREGTKISPEEDAYYYEVLGRWQKGEIDLPIEGGESPVQVAERQKPVIDLILSRPEEETILICMHGRAMRVFLSQLLHYPLSQMDRFIHYNLCLYQLNFTGSMLWVEKFADVSHLS
- a CDS encoding hotdog fold thioesterase, producing MKRRADVSLEQLNAWNKNTMGEHIGIEYTEIGDDYLVGKMPVDHRTHQPMGLLHGGASVALAETLGSVGATMFLDLEKQFCVGLEINANHIKSARSGYVYGRATAVHIGRKTQVWEIRITTESGDLVCISRITMAVLDKG
- a CDS encoding chorismate-binding protein; this translates as MPDDSTSVYPLPEALPLDIAHSLFLAGVETQLPSVLWRLPNQTEVQVLVATSGSQTSLPPLEGPVPGFAFCPFEASVTAPNQFLPADIYYCGKGSTQIQLNTTGTPDRFWPLFQEIAQKGQHHQLKEWPVHPEGQTSQIDREDFEETVTTAVNAMQAGCLEKVVLSRTKTLPLAKEIDILQQFTQLTQLYPTAFISLVAIPGVGTWLGATPELLVQIDKHKVFRTVALAGTQPLTDGLTPADAIWRQKEIEEQALVQRYIVSCFRHLRLREYVEMGPRTILAGNLLHLRTDFSAAMDEVGFPKLGTQMLELLHPTSAVGGMPRAAALKMISQLEPHQRRYYSGYLGPVQIEGETNLFVNLRCVELGKDTVTAYAGAGMTPDSNPAKEWLETELKMQTVLRLFQDLDS
- the menD gene encoding 2-succinyl-5-enolpyruvyl-6-hydroxy-3-cyclohexene-1-carboxylic-acid synthase, which translates into the protein MILQSVIDIAEICARKGVQDIVLSPGSRCAPLVLAFARHPQLRVRTVSDERSAAFIGLGIAQQTQKPVVLVCTSGTAAYNYAPAVAEAFYQHIPLLVLTADRPPEWVDQLDGQTIKQSHIYGGHVKRSLDFPVETSHADSQWHATRLINEALNETVAFPKGPVHINIPLREPFYPEEGETFAYGAYVKIIEEFPSSGQLSQDVVTTLQDELKGFKRILVVAGQGRKDQALQEAVWHFCQSTGAVFVTDTISNQQVEGETISYHDVFLAAKSAKTEPAIQPDLLLTFHKSLISKNLKLYLRGQQNMQHWHVQPAGQVADTFQALTRIIRAEPKVFFQQVTLNETNAKVAPNFANAWFELNAQGKSVLERFQENSPFSEFKVCHQVLRSLPTNSILHLANSMSVRYANLIGVSALENVEVMANRGTSGIDGSTSTAVGAALSTDKLVTLLTGDMAFLYDRNALWHNYLPQNLRIMVLNNHGGGIFRMIEGPRSQPELGPFFETDQRQTAQKTAEDMGLTYLKVTDGNALAEALPKFFDLSAGPQLLEVETSSPENYQVFAAYREMVQQEISLGKNSTSQL
- a CDS encoding DoxX family protein, with translation MAWTNEVDSWQSKHHPVLYDIGRVALGLFLLYKGLMFISDTSALAQIMEKSQFEFVAFGLAHMVAFAHLVGGPMIALGLKTRFAAAVQIPILVGAVLFVNPNRGFYSENTELWVSIVVLMVLVVYLIGGSGYYSLDRKMDEHATRTDPLWHHDTHSY